Proteins encoded together in one Hevea brasiliensis isolate MT/VB/25A 57/8 chromosome 16, ASM3005281v1, whole genome shotgun sequence window:
- the LOC110672545 gene encoding NAC domain-containing protein 6, protein MEFDQLPGFRFHPTEEELLDFYLKKMVLGKQLQYSDIIAFLDIYHHEPWDLPGLAKIGEREWYFFVPRERKHGHGGRPNRTTANGYWKATGSDRPIRCLTDPKRLLGLRKTLVFYTGRAPRGSKTDWVMNEYRLPSTCSIPKEDIVLCKIYRKATSLKVLEERAATEELARASHLTSSFTMAEEEEDALSFYDQQMNFGNFMYLQGIGDQEVEEKKW, encoded by the exons ATGGAGTTTGATCAGCTTCCTGGCTTTAGGTTTCATCCCACTGAAGAAGAACTCTTAGATTTCTACCTCAAAAAGATGGTATTAGGAAAACAGCTTCAATATTCTGATATCATTGCTTTCCTCGACATTTATCATCATGAGCCTTGGGATTTACcag GGCTGGCAAAGATAGGGGAGAGAGAGTGGTATTTCTTCGTGCCTAGAGAGAGGAAGCATGGGCATGGTGGAAGACCCAATAGAACTACTGCAAATGGTTATTGGAAGGCAACTGGATCGGACCGCCCCATCCGTTGTTTGACGGATCCTAAAAGGTTACTGGGCCTTAGAAAGACTCTGGTTTTCTACACCGGGAGAGCACCGAGAGGATCCAAAACTGATTGGGTCATGAACGAGTACAGATTGCCCAGCACCTGCTCCATACCGAAG GAGGACATAGTTCTTTGCAAGATATACAGGAAGGCAACATCACTGAAGGTTTTAGAGGAAAGGGCAGCTACAGAAGAGCTTGCTAGGGCATCCCATCTCACATCTTCATTCACCAtggcagaagaagaagaagatgctctTTCTTTCTATGACCAACAAATGAACTTCGGTAACTTTATGTATTTGCAAGGCATTGGTGATCAGGAAGTAGAAGAAAAAAAGTGGTAG
- the LOC131174676 gene encoding uncharacterized mitochondrial protein AtMg00810-like, which translates to MDDPAQYRRLVGRLIYLTITRPELSYCVHILAQFMQQPKKAHWKAAVRVVHYLKGNPGQGILLHANCDLKLSAYCDSDWASCPLMRRSLTGYFILLGESPISWNTKKQQTVSRSSAKAEYRSMSTTTCELKWLKGLLNSLGVTHTEPMNLYCDS; encoded by the coding sequence ATGGATGACCCTGCTCAGTATAGGCGACTGGTGGGACGGCTTATTTATCTAACAATAACTCGGCCTGAGTTGTCTTATTGTGTGCATATTCTTGCTCAGTTCATGCAACAACCGAAGAAAGCTCATTGGAAGGCAGCTGTTAGAGTTGTGCATTATTTGAAAGGAAATCCAGGTCAGGGTATACTACTGCATGCCAATTGTGATCTCAAATTGTCTGCTTACTGTGATTCTGATTGGGCTAGCTGTCCTTTGATGAGACGGTCTTTGACCGGTTATTTTATTCTTTTGGGTGAATCCCCTATCTCATGGAATACTAAAAAGCAACAGACAGTGTCTCGCTCATCTGCTAAAGCTGAATATCGGTCTATGAGTACTACAACTTGTGAACTTAAATGGTTGAAAGGATTATTGAATTCTCTTGGTGTGACGCATactgaacctatgaatttgtattgTGATAGTTAG